One window of Candidatus Margulisiibacteriota bacterium genomic DNA carries:
- the cimA gene encoding citramalate synthase, whose product MQVKLFDTTLRDGAQTEGISFSLEDKLKIAKLLDELGVHYIEGGWPGSNPKDIEFFKAIKDVKLKNAQIVAFSSTRRPKVKVEDDKNIQTLLAAATPVVSIFGKTWDFHVTDALKTTLEENLLMIKETVAYAKQAGKEVVFDAEHFFDGYKANKEYALQVLKTAEEAGADILCLCDTNGGTLAFQTEIILNEVKTKIKVPFGIHAHNDSDCAVSVSGMAVYCGCTHVQGTINGYGERCGNANLCSIIPILKLKMKIDCVTDAQLERLTEISRHVAEIANLPQSAHQPFVGRSAFSHKGGIHVSAVVKNPGTYEHVKPELVGNERRVTISELSGVSNLLVKAEEYGIDLKKESKETKALIKTLKELENQGYSFEEGEASFELLVRRALGEFKPFFALEDFNIQTAKEGGGATQSTAHLKIKIKDKLFDAVGEGDGPVNALDAALRKVLENIYPDLKTMKLTDYKVRVLNSEAGTAARVRVIIESADEKNVWNTVGVSTNVIEASWLALVDSIEYKLLKK is encoded by the coding sequence AAGCTTTTCGATACCACTTTGCGCGATGGCGCCCAGACCGAGGGGATATCGTTTTCCCTGGAAGACAAGCTGAAAATAGCCAAACTCCTCGATGAGCTCGGGGTCCACTACATCGAGGGGGGCTGGCCGGGATCGAACCCGAAAGATATCGAATTTTTTAAGGCGATCAAGGACGTTAAGCTCAAGAACGCGCAGATCGTTGCTTTTTCCTCGACCAGGCGGCCCAAGGTTAAGGTTGAAGACGATAAAAATATCCAAACACTGCTGGCGGCAGCAACCCCGGTCGTGTCGATTTTCGGCAAAACCTGGGATTTTCACGTGACCGACGCGCTCAAGACGACGCTGGAAGAAAATCTGCTGATGATCAAAGAGACGGTCGCTTACGCCAAGCAAGCCGGCAAAGAGGTCGTTTTCGACGCCGAACATTTTTTTGACGGTTACAAAGCCAACAAAGAATACGCCTTGCAAGTATTGAAGACGGCGGAAGAGGCGGGGGCGGACATTCTCTGTCTCTGTGATACCAATGGCGGCACGCTGGCTTTCCAGACCGAGATCATCCTGAACGAGGTCAAAACCAAAATAAAAGTTCCCTTTGGCATCCATGCCCATAACGATTCCGACTGCGCGGTCTCGGTCTCCGGCATGGCGGTCTATTGCGGTTGCACTCACGTCCAGGGGACGATCAACGGCTACGGCGAGCGCTGCGGCAACGCCAACCTCTGTTCGATCATCCCGATCCTCAAGCTAAAAATGAAGATCGACTGCGTGACCGACGCCCAGCTTGAAAGATTGACCGAGATTTCGCGCCATGTCGCCGAGATCGCCAACCTGCCGCAATCGGCGCACCAGCCGTTCGTCGGCCGCTCGGCCTTTTCCCATAAAGGGGGGATCCACGTCAGCGCGGTCGTCAAGAACCCGGGGACCTATGAACATGTCAAACCAGAGCTGGTCGGCAACGAGAGAAGAGTGACGATCTCGGAACTCTCCGGTGTCAGCAATTTGCTGGTCAAAGCCGAAGAGTACGGCATCGATCTCAAGAAAGAATCGAAAGAGACCAAAGCGCTGATCAAAACGCTCAAAGAGCTGGAGAACCAGGGTTATTCTTTTGAAGAGGGAGAAGCTTCATTCGAGCTTTTAGTCAGACGCGCGCTGGGTGAGTTCAAGCCGTTCTTTGCGCTGGAAGATTTTAATATTCAGACCGCCAAAGAAGGGGGGGGAGCGACGCAGAGCACCGCCCATCTTAAGATCAAAATCAAAGACAAGCTCTTTGACGCGGTCGGCGAGGGGGATGGACCGGTCAACGCGCTCGACGCGGCCCTGCGCAAGGTGCTGGAAAATATTTATCCCGATCTGAAGACGATGAAGTTGACCGATTATAAGGTCAGGGTCCTGAATAGTGAAGCCGGTACCGCCGCCAGAGTGCGCGTCATTATTGAATCGGCCGATGAAAAGAACGTTTGGAATACGGTTGGAGTTTCAACTAACGTTATTGAAGCGAGCTGGCTGGCGCTGGTTGATTCGATCGAATATAAACTGCTGAAAAAATAA
- a CDS encoding GGDEF domain-containing protein produces MITERLSRMTLKLLANYGQSAVRKLLNGHPKALAKHLTTRSSGNIGNPITDKLARLAIRVIEPDTPSSQPLIAEVARLGTELEQAQATILALNAQAKQLIRRAEAAEKLGQTDALTQLYNRGFGDIALSQAISTAVRYDQPLSLIIFDIDYFKKINDCFGHSVGDKVLFEVATTIKNTLRSADIPFRYGGEEFVVILPDTQISGAKIVAEKIRAAVEALQLNSKGKQITVTISGGIAILNKDEVSENLISRADSALYRAKENGRNQIETAEQLAA; encoded by the coding sequence ATGATCACCGAAAGATTATCTAGAATGACTCTTAAATTGTTGGCAAATTACGGTCAAAGCGCCGTCAGAAAGCTGCTGAACGGCCACCCCAAAGCTTTAGCCAAACACCTGACTACTCGGTCATCTGGAAATATCGGCAACCCAATCACTGATAAATTAGCCAGACTAGCTATACGTGTTATTGAGCCGGACACACCCTCAAGCCAGCCTCTGATAGCGGAAGTTGCTAGATTAGGGACCGAACTTGAACAAGCCCAAGCGACAATTTTAGCGCTGAATGCTCAAGCGAAGCAATTGATACGCCGGGCTGAAGCGGCGGAAAAATTAGGTCAAACAGACGCTTTGACGCAACTTTATAACCGCGGTTTTGGTGATATCGCGCTTAGCCAAGCAATTAGTACTGCCGTCAGATATGATCAGCCTCTCTCGCTCATAATATTTGATATTGATTATTTCAAAAAAATAAACGATTGTTTCGGGCATTCAGTGGGTGACAAAGTCTTGTTCGAAGTGGCTACGACAATTAAAAACACCTTAAGATCGGCGGACATCCCTTTTCGATATGGCGGAGAAGAATTTGTAGTCATCTTGCCAGATACTCAAATATCAGGCGCCAAGATTGTGGCTGAAAAAATAAGGGCCGCGGTGGAAGCTCTCCAACTTAACAGTAAAGGAAAACAGATCACTGTAACGATAAGCGGTGGGATCGCCATTCTTAATAAGGACGAGGTTTCGGAAAATCTGATCAGCCGCGCCGACAGTGCTCTTTACCGGGCCAAAGAAAACGGCAGGAATCAGATCGAAACGGCCGAACAGTTAGCCGCTTAA